A stretch of the Planctomycetota bacterium genome encodes the following:
- a CDS encoding DUF1549 domain-containing protein, whose amino-acid sequence MPIRTGSRSWAALVVGVAAALVTPGAGADGGAGVDFAHEVVPILRKHCAKCHTGSARQGGWSFTDREVALAGGDSGQPAIVPGKPADSELFLRVTSTDPELRMPKEGEALPAAAVDVLRRWIADGAAWEEGFSFGGAVHEAPLELVPVVLPEPHDGRVHPIDRLVDARLTADGIPILPRCDDATFIRRASLDLVGLLPEPAAVAAFVADADLGKRARLVRDLLADDLARAEHWMTFWNDLLRNDYTGTGFITGGRRQITPWLHRALVDNMPFDRFVRELVAPGEESRGFADGIVWRGTVNASQTVPIQFAQNVGQTFLGINLKCASCHDSFVDRWTLRQTYDLAAIVSADPLELERCDAKTGAVATPAWPFPELGQVDPAAPPAERRRQLAALLTLPRNGWLSRTLVNRLWQRLFGRGIVHPVDSLRAKPFSPELLDWLAADFVAGGWDVRHVLETICTSEAYGAATPPVAGLPAAATPFRGPLPRRLTAEQFVDALWQLTGAAPDRPDADVTRQRPDASAPLPMVRAVLVKCTPLQTALGRPNRDQVVTSRPGDLSTLEAIQLANDQSLADMLRSGAGRIRAACGDDPAAIADAIFTAALARPPSAAESVAVRDLLGTEPTDASVADCLWSVMMLPEFLFVR is encoded by the coding sequence ATGCCCATTCGCACTGGCTCGCGGTCGTGGGCCGCGCTCGTGGTCGGCGTGGCGGCCGCGCTGGTCACGCCGGGCGCCGGTGCCGACGGTGGCGCGGGCGTCGACTTCGCCCACGAGGTCGTGCCGATCCTGCGGAAGCACTGCGCGAAGTGCCACACCGGCAGCGCTCGGCAGGGGGGCTGGTCGTTCACCGACCGGGAGGTGGCGCTGGCCGGCGGTGATTCGGGGCAGCCGGCGATCGTCCCGGGCAAGCCGGCCGACAGCGAGCTATTCCTCCGGGTCACGAGCACCGATCCCGAGCTGCGGATGCCGAAGGAGGGTGAGGCGCTCCCCGCCGCCGCGGTCGACGTCCTGCGCCGCTGGATCGCCGACGGGGCCGCGTGGGAGGAGGGCTTCTCGTTCGGCGGAGCGGTGCACGAGGCGCCGCTCGAGCTCGTGCCGGTCGTGCTGCCGGAGCCGCACGACGGCCGCGTTCATCCGATCGACAGGCTCGTCGACGCCCGGCTGACTGCCGACGGGATCCCGATCCTGCCGCGCTGCGACGACGCCACGTTCATCCGCCGCGCCAGCCTCGACCTGGTCGGCCTGCTCCCCGAGCCCGCGGCCGTGGCGGCGTTCGTCGCCGACGCCGATCTCGGCAAGCGGGCGCGGCTGGTGCGCGACCTGCTCGCCGACGACCTCGCCCGGGCCGAGCACTGGATGACGTTCTGGAACGACCTGCTGCGCAACGACTACACCGGCACCGGGTTCATCACCGGCGGCCGGCGGCAGATCACCCCCTGGCTGCACCGGGCGCTGGTCGACAACATGCCGTTCGACCGGTTCGTCCGCGAGCTGGTCGCCCCCGGCGAGGAATCGCGCGGATTCGCCGACGGGATCGTGTGGCGCGGCACGGTGAACGCCAGCCAGACGGTGCCGATCCAGTTCGCCCAGAACGTGGGGCAGACGTTCTTGGGGATCAACCTCAAGTGCGCCAGCTGCCACGACAGCTTCGTCGACCGCTGGACGCTCAGGCAGACCTACGACCTGGCGGCGATCGTCTCCGCCGACCCCCTCGAACTGGAGCGCTGCGACGCCAAGACCGGCGCCGTGGCCACGCCGGCCTGGCCGTTTCCCGAGCTCGGCCAGGTCGATCCCGCCGCCCCGCCCGCCGAGCGCCGCCGGCAGCTGGCGGCGCTCCTCACCCTGCCCCGCAATGGCTGGCTGTCGCGGACGCTGGTCAACCGCCTCTGGCAGCGCCTCTTCGGCCGCGGCATCGTCCATCCGGTCGACAGTCTGCGCGCCAAGCCGTTCAGCCCCGAATTGCTCGACTGGCTCGCGGCCGACTTCGTCGCCGGGGGCTGGGACGTGCGCCACGTGCTCGAGACGATCTGCACGTCGGAGGCCTACGGCGCCGCCACGCCCCCGGTCGCCGGCCTCCCGGCCGCCGCCACGCCGTTCCGTGGGCCGCTGCCGCGGCGGCTGACCGCCGAGCAGTTCGTCGACGCCCTGTGGCAGCTCACCGGCGCCGCCCCCGACCGGCCCGATGCCGACGTGACCCGCCAGCGGCCCGATGCCTCGGCCCCGCTGCCGATGGTCCGGGCGGTGCTCGTCAAGTGCACGCCGCTGCAAACCGCGCTCGGCCGCCCCAACCGCGACCAGGTGGTTACCTCGCGCCCCGGCGACCTGTCGACGCTCGAAGCGATCCAACTGGCCAACGACCAGTCGCTCGCCGACATGCTCCGCAGCGGTGCCGGCCGGATCCGCGCCGCGTGCGGCGACGACCCGGCGGCGATCGCCGACGCGATCTTCACCGCAGCGCTGGCGCGGCCCCCCTCGGCCGCCGAGTCGGTGGCGGTGCGCGACCTGCTCGGCACGGAACCGACCGACGCGTCGGTCGCCGACTGCCTGTGGTCGGTGATGATGCTGCCGGAGTTCCTGTTCGTGCGGTAG
- a CDS encoding alpha/beta fold hydrolase — MPPGNHPADSSPGGEPPFAPPWWLRNRHAQTILPTFFPPPDQPHTAALSRVELPDGDALALHDDLPAGWAPGGQVALLSHGLADHHRTPLLVRLVAKLGARGVRVFRWDMRGCGAGMAWARLPYHAGCSPDLAAVVAAVVERCRGATGVDPDLTLFGVSLSGNVLLKYLGEAPARVPVAVRRAIAVNPPIDLVAGVESIASRANRVYDRHFTGVLVKHLEAWWETRPDAVKPTNPTRPRTLREFDDWFTAPAIGRRDALDYYRHASAARFIPAIAIPTTIITSRDDPLVPFSMFAADRVAYPDCVRLVATDHGGHVGFVGRRGPDPDTRWLDWRVVEIVTGRPAGD; from the coding sequence ATGCCGCCCGGTAACCATCCCGCTGACTCATCCCCCGGCGGCGAACCCCCTTTCGCGCCCCCCTGGTGGCTGCGCAATCGCCACGCCCAGACGATCCTGCCGACGTTCTTTCCCCCTCCTGACCAGCCCCACACTGCGGCGCTGTCCCGCGTCGAATTGCCCGACGGCGACGCGCTGGCCCTCCACGACGACCTCCCCGCCGGTTGGGCGCCCGGTGGCCAGGTCGCCCTTCTCTCCCACGGCCTGGCCGACCATCACCGCACGCCCTTGCTCGTGCGCCTCGTCGCCAAGCTCGGTGCCCGCGGCGTCCGCGTCTTCCGCTGGGACATGCGTGGCTGCGGCGCCGGCATGGCCTGGGCGCGGTTGCCCTACCACGCCGGCTGCTCCCCCGATCTGGCGGCGGTCGTCGCCGCCGTCGTCGAGCGCTGCCGCGGGGCGACGGGTGTCGACCCCGACCTGACGCTGTTCGGCGTCTCGCTGTCGGGCAACGTCCTCCTCAAGTACCTCGGCGAGGCGCCGGCGCGCGTGCCCGTCGCGGTGCGCCGGGCGATCGCCGTCAACCCGCCGATCGATCTGGTCGCCGGCGTCGAGTCGATCGCCAGCCGTGCCAACCGGGTCTACGACCGCCACTTCACCGGCGTCCTCGTCAAGCACCTCGAGGCGTGGTGGGAGACGCGCCCCGACGCCGTCAAGCCGACCAACCCGACGCGCCCGCGGACGCTGCGCGAGTTCGACGACTGGTTCACCGCCCCGGCGATCGGCCGCCGCGATGCCCTCGACTACTACCGTCACGCCAGCGCCGCGCGGTTCATCCCCGCGATCGCGATCCCGACGACGATCATCACGTCGCGCGACGATCCGCTCGTGCCGTTTTCGATGTTCGCGGCCGACCGCGTCGCCTACCCCGACTGCGTCCGGCTCGTGGCCACCGACCATGGCGGCCACGTCGGCTTCGTCGGCCGGCGCGGGCCCGACCCCGACACGCGCTGGCTCGACTGGCGCGTGGTCGAGATCGTCACCGGCCGGCCGGCGGGCGACTGA
- a CDS encoding DUF1501 domain-containing protein, whose translation MARRPSRDPSQAATRREFVGALAAAAGATLALPEPRRLLGAAPVPAARADAIIVLWMAGGMAAPDTFDPKRYKPFEPGLAVADVISTFPSIPTAIDGVRICQGLGEIASVLDRGTLVRSHVQPDLGSILHSRHQYHWHTGYVPPQTVACPHLGAWMARVLGPRNATMPPFVTIGQRLEGIGENEEIKAFTTGGFFGSEFSPLNLPFPEEAALAVRPPQGMDGDRFAARERHFKKLFAASPRREFTSDYHQESLLRSVDNAHRLLSSREREAFDITLEPKEVVERYDTGRFGRGCLLARRLVEQGARYVEVTTEYVPFLHWDTHERGHETVARMHGEIDRPIAALVRDLEARGLLDRTLVVIASEFSRDMITEGRPGSTATDQAKSPKDFLLEPAHYGQHRHFTGGSTVVLFGGGVKRGSVYGRTADERPCLAVENPVTIADLHATLFSALGVDPATAFEIEGRPFYATEDGKGRPVDDLFA comes from the coding sequence ATGGCACGCCGTCCGAGCCGCGATCCGTCGCAGGCCGCTACGCGGCGCGAGTTCGTCGGCGCGCTGGCCGCCGCCGCCGGCGCGACGCTCGCGCTGCCCGAACCGCGCCGGCTGCTCGGCGCCGCACCGGTGCCGGCGGCCCGTGCCGACGCGATCATCGTCCTGTGGATGGCCGGCGGGATGGCCGCCCCCGACACGTTCGACCCGAAGCGCTACAAGCCGTTCGAGCCCGGTTTGGCGGTCGCCGACGTGATCAGCACGTTCCCGTCGATCCCCACGGCGATCGACGGCGTGCGGATCTGCCAAGGGCTCGGCGAGATCGCCTCGGTCCTCGACCGCGGCACGCTCGTCCGCTCCCACGTCCAGCCCGACCTGGGAAGCATCCTCCACTCGCGCCACCAGTACCACTGGCACACCGGCTACGTCCCGCCGCAGACGGTCGCCTGCCCGCACCTGGGCGCGTGGATGGCGCGCGTCCTCGGACCGCGCAATGCCACCATGCCCCCGTTCGTCACCATCGGCCAGCGGCTCGAGGGGATCGGCGAGAACGAGGAGATCAAGGCGTTCACCACCGGTGGGTTCTTCGGCAGCGAATTCTCCCCGCTCAACCTCCCCTTCCCCGAGGAGGCGGCGCTGGCCGTGCGCCCCCCGCAGGGCATGGACGGCGACCGGTTCGCCGCCCGCGAGCGGCACTTCAAGAAGCTCTTCGCCGCCTCACCCCGGCGCGAGTTCACCAGCGACTACCACCAGGAATCGCTCCTCCGCAGCGTCGACAACGCCCACCGTCTGCTGTCGTCGCGGGAGCGCGAGGCGTTCGACATCACGCTCGAGCCGAAAGAGGTCGTCGAGCGCTACGACACCGGCCGGTTCGGCCGCGGCTGCCTCCTCGCCCGGCGCCTCGTCGAGCAGGGGGCGCGATACGTCGAGGTGACGACCGAATACGTCCCGTTCCTCCACTGGGACACCCACGAGCGCGGCCACGAGACGGTGGCGCGGATGCACGGGGAGATCGATCGGCCGATCGCGGCGCTGGTCCGTGACCTCGAGGCCCGCGGCCTCCTCGACCGAACGCTGGTGGTGATCGCCAGTGAGTTCAGCCGCGACATGATCACCGAGGGGCGGCCCGGCTCGACGGCCACCGACCAGGCCAAGAGCCCCAAGGACTTCCTCCTCGAGCCGGCCCACTACGGCCAGCACCGCCACTTCACCGGCGGTTCGACGGTCGTCCTGTTCGGCGGCGGCGTGAAACGCGGCAGCGTCTACGGCCGGACCGCCGACGAGCGCCCCTGCCTGGCGGTCGAGAATCCGGTGACCATCGCCGATCTCCACGCCACGCTGTTTTCCGCGCTCGGCGTCGATCCCGCCACCGCCTTCGAGATCGAGGGGCGGCCGTTCTACGCCACCGAGGACGGCAAGGGGCGCCCCGTCGACGATCTGTTCGCCTGA
- a CDS encoding DegT/DnrJ/EryC1/StrS family aminotransferase: protein MKGRIAIAEPDLSALEEEYALAAIRSRWISSTGEFLDRFEREFAAACGGGEAIGVSNGTTALHLALEALNVGPGDEVIVPSMTYIATANAVRYCGAEPVFVDVEPSTWCLDPVRVEEAITPRTKGIIAVHLLGHPADMDPLLDLAAVHGLWVVEDAAEATFATYKGRTTGSLGRIGTFSFYGNKVLTCGEGGAVTFQDRSLATRLRMLRGQGMDPRRRYYFPIVGFNYRLTNVAAAILCAQLERREAIVGRRREIVALYESRLRGVAGITLRADAPWAVTSPWMFSALVDPAPGIDRDGVARRLAAEGVETRPLFVPIHTLPPYRVDHARRGGELPVTARLGSDGLMLPTHTLLSDADVHDVCDRLIAAVTAGRPGRLRAA, encoded by the coding sequence ATGAAGGGGCGGATCGCGATCGCCGAACCGGATCTGTCGGCCCTCGAGGAGGAGTACGCGCTGGCGGCGATCCGCAGCCGCTGGATCTCCTCGACCGGCGAGTTCCTCGACCGCTTCGAGCGCGAGTTCGCCGCGGCCTGCGGCGGCGGCGAGGCGATCGGGGTCAGCAACGGCACCACGGCGCTCCACCTGGCGCTCGAAGCGCTCAACGTCGGTCCCGGCGACGAGGTGATCGTCCCGTCGATGACCTACATCGCCACCGCCAATGCGGTCCGCTACTGCGGCGCCGAGCCGGTGTTCGTCGACGTCGAGCCGTCGACGTGGTGCCTCGACCCGGTGCGCGTCGAGGAGGCGATCACGCCGCGGACGAAGGGGATCATCGCCGTCCACCTCCTCGGCCATCCGGCCGACATGGACCCGCTCCTCGACCTCGCCGCGGTCCACGGGCTGTGGGTGGTGGAGGACGCGGCCGAGGCGACGTTCGCGACCTACAAGGGGCGGACGACGGGAAGCCTGGGACGAATCGGGACCTTCTCGTTCTACGGCAACAAGGTCCTGACCTGCGGCGAGGGGGGGGCGGTGACGTTCCAGGACCGGTCGCTGGCGACGCGGTTGCGGATGCTGCGCGGCCAGGGGATGGATCCACGCCGCCGCTACTACTTTCCGATCGTCGGCTTCAACTACCGCCTCACCAACGTCGCCGCCGCGATCCTCTGCGCGCAGCTGGAGCGCCGCGAGGCGATCGTCGGCCGCCGCCGCGAGATCGTCGCCCTCTACGAGTCGCGGCTCCGTGGCGTGGCGGGGATCACGCTCCGCGCCGACGCCCCCTGGGCGGTGACGTCGCCGTGGATGTTCTCGGCGCTGGTCGATCCGGCACCGGGCATCGACCGCGACGGAGTCGCCCGCCGCCTGGCGGCGGAGGGGGTCGAGACCCGGCCGCTGTTCGTGCCGATCCACACGCTGCCGCCGTACCGCGTCGACCATGCCCGGCGCGGCGGCGAACTGCCGGTCACGGCGCGGCTGGGAAGCGACGGGCTGATGCTCCCGACCCACACGCTCCTGTCCGACGCCGACGTCCACGACGTCTGCGACAGGCTCATCGCCGCCGTCACCGCCGGCCGGCCGGGACGGCTCCGCGCCGCCTGA
- a CDS encoding GNAT family N-acetyltransferase, with translation MTLPVETGRAGTAVPVCQTLSPAWVAGVADLLEALVAAGEERFFHPHPFDHATLRRLAIATPAGDEYHVAVTRSRVVAYGLLRGWGEGFAVPSLGLAVHPQARGAGVARRMMAHLHAVARRRGANRVRLTVVRGNRPALALYESLGYRLEALDERRLVGVVDLEHRAEEQAA, from the coding sequence ATGACGTTGCCGGTGGAAACGGGACGGGCAGGCACCGCGGTGCCGGTGTGCCAGACCCTCTCGCCAGCGTGGGTCGCGGGCGTCGCCGACCTCCTCGAGGCGCTCGTCGCCGCCGGCGAGGAGCGCTTTTTCCACCCCCATCCGTTCGATCACGCCACGCTCCGCCGGCTCGCCATCGCCACGCCGGCGGGAGACGAGTACCACGTCGCGGTCACGCGGAGCCGGGTCGTGGCCTATGGGCTGCTCCGCGGTTGGGGCGAAGGGTTCGCCGTGCCGAGCCTGGGCCTGGCCGTCCACCCACAGGCGCGCGGGGCGGGCGTGGCGCGGCGGATGATGGCCCATCTCCACGCTGTCGCGCGCCGCCGCGGGGCGAACCGGGTGCGGCTCACCGTCGTCCGCGGCAACCGGCCGGCACTGGCGCTGTACGAGTCGCTCGGCTACCGGCTCGAAGCCCTCGACGAGCGGCGCCTCGTCGGCGTCGTCGATCTCGAACACCGTGCGGAGGAGCAGGCGGCATGA
- a CDS encoding VWA domain-containing protein, translating into MSADDPRTAAPLPDPREVEESLLSALALDELTSAERARIEARLAVSAADRIALDELRAIGRALRGSAPAGEPSAVLRAAVVAALGEAPATKRSRSPRSAWPWLLALGAVAASVVVVIALPGRVAGERQVAWLGREPEPVTASDGAPAPAAAPEPTGGERRQSGAAVVAATPVTEVDEKAAAAPVDRESQVHGKRLESFAFAPADAPGLAAQAESARPMATFPARSGAPGGGVGSGVATPGYFGTGLGGAARLEAPGHGGREAEEFAEAGLFRRGRPMPAGERFARFVENPFQDPQTAPLSTFSIDVDTASYTIVRRFLAAGQRPPADAVRLEELVNYFRYADPPPPAGGDPFAVRLETAASPWRPEHRLVRVALKGREIAAATRPAGNLVFLVDVSGSMRDPDKLPLVKQALLLLVDQLREEDRVSIVTYAGDAGLKLPATGGDRPEAIRGVIRSLDAGGSTHGSAGIELAYEEAKRHFVPGGANRVILCTDGDLNVGITDDAALVKLIRAKAAEGTFLTVLGFGQGNLQDEKMEKLADNGNGLYAYVDSVREARKVLVEQLTGSTVTIAKDVKIQVEFNPALVASYRLLGYENRVMATRDFADDTKDAGEIGAGHGVTALYEYVPAGADAGQPAELKYGPRLPVRPRPEAEGPASRELLTVKLRYKQPEGRDSVEREFPLVDAGGSFDSASDDLRFASAVAAFGMLLRDSAHAGDATLPRVAEIAGGAIGADPGGLRAEFLDLVRLAGGVRPPRE; encoded by the coding sequence ATGAGTGCCGACGATCCCCGGACCGCCGCCCCGCTCCCCGACCCGCGCGAGGTCGAGGAGAGCCTGCTGTCGGCGCTCGCCCTCGACGAGCTCACTTCCGCCGAGCGCGCCCGCATCGAGGCCCGTCTGGCGGTCAGCGCCGCCGACCGAATCGCGCTCGACGAACTGCGGGCGATCGGCCGGGCGCTGCGCGGCTCGGCACCCGCCGGGGAGCCGAGTGCCGTGCTCCGCGCGGCGGTGGTGGCGGCGCTGGGGGAGGCGCCAGCGACGAAGCGGTCCCGGTCACCGCGGTCCGCGTGGCCGTGGCTCCTCGCTCTCGGTGCAGTCGCGGCGAGCGTGGTCGTGGTGATCGCCCTGCCGGGGCGCGTCGCGGGCGAGCGGCAGGTGGCGTGGCTCGGGCGCGAGCCCGAGCCGGTCACCGCGAGCGATGGAGCGCCGGCGCCAGCCGCGGCCCCGGAACCGACCGGCGGTGAACGGCGTCAATCGGGCGCCGCGGTCGTGGCCGCCACGCCGGTGACCGAAGTCGACGAGAAGGCCGCGGCGGCTCCCGTCGACCGCGAGAGCCAGGTGCACGGCAAGCGACTCGAATCATTCGCGTTCGCCCCGGCCGATGCTCCCGGTCTCGCGGCGCAGGCCGAGTCGGCACGGCCGATGGCGACGTTCCCGGCACGTTCCGGGGCCCCGGGCGGGGGGGTCGGTTCCGGCGTTGCGACGCCTGGGTATTTTGGAACCGGGCTCGGCGGGGCGGCGCGCCTCGAAGCACCCGGTCACGGTGGCAGGGAGGCCGAGGAATTCGCCGAGGCGGGTTTGTTCCGGCGGGGCCGGCCGATGCCGGCAGGTGAGCGTTTCGCCCGGTTCGTCGAGAATCCGTTCCAGGATCCGCAGACCGCTCCGCTGTCGACGTTCTCGATCGACGTCGACACCGCCTCCTACACGATCGTCCGCCGGTTCCTCGCCGCCGGGCAGCGCCCGCCGGCCGACGCGGTCCGGCTCGAGGAGCTGGTCAATTACTTCCGCTACGCCGATCCCCCGCCGCCGGCCGGCGGCGACCCGTTCGCCGTCCGCCTCGAGACGGCCGCCAGCCCATGGCGCCCCGAGCACCGCCTCGTCCGCGTCGCCCTCAAGGGGCGCGAGATCGCCGCCGCGACGCGCCCCGCGGGCAACCTCGTGTTTCTCGTCGACGTCTCCGGCTCGATGCGCGACCCTGACAAGCTGCCGCTGGTGAAGCAGGCGCTGCTGTTGCTCGTCGACCAGCTCCGCGAGGAGGACCGGGTGTCGATCGTCACCTACGCCGGCGACGCCGGTCTCAAGCTCCCGGCCACCGGTGGCGACCGGCCGGAGGCGATCCGCGGCGTGATCCGGTCGCTCGATGCCGGCGGCTCGACGCACGGCAGCGCCGGCATCGAACTGGCCTACGAGGAGGCGAAGCGGCACTTCGTCCCCGGCGGTGCCAACCGGGTGATCCTCTGCACCGACGGCGACCTCAACGTCGGCATCACCGACGACGCGGCGCTGGTGAAGCTGATCCGGGCGAAGGCTGCCGAAGGGACGTTTCTCACCGTCCTCGGGTTCGGCCAGGGAAATCTCCAGGACGAGAAGATGGAGAAGCTCGCCGACAACGGCAACGGCCTGTACGCCTACGTCGACTCGGTGCGCGAGGCGCGGAAGGTGCTCGTCGAGCAGCTCACCGGCTCGACGGTGACGATCGCCAAGGACGTGAAGATCCAGGTCGAGTTCAACCCGGCGCTGGTCGCGTCGTACCGGCTGCTCGGCTACGAGAACCGCGTCATGGCAACGCGCGACTTCGCCGACGACACCAAGGACGCCGGCGAGATCGGGGCCGGCCACGGCGTGACGGCGCTGTACGAATATGTCCCGGCCGGAGCCGATGCCGGCCAGCCGGCGGAGCTGAAATACGGCCCGCGGCTGCCGGTCCGCCCCCGCCCGGAGGCCGAGGGGCCGGCGTCGCGGGAGCTGCTGACGGTGAAGCTGCGCTACAAGCAGCCGGAGGGGCGCGACAGCGTCGAACGGGAGTTTCCCCTCGTCGATGCCGGCGGGTCGTTCGACTCGGCGTCCGACGACCTGCGCTTCGCGTCGGCCGTCGCCGCGTTCGGGATGCTCCTCCGCGACAGCGCCCATGCCGGCGACGCCACGCTGCCGCGCGTGGCCGAGATCGCCGGGGGGGCGATCGGTGCCGATCCCGGCGGGCTGCGCGCGGAATTTCTCGACCTCGTGCGCCTCGCCGGCGGGGTACGGCCGCCCCGGGAGTGA
- a CDS encoding RNA polymerase sigma factor: protein MESPDDRQRWVLALLAAHEQALLRHACRLLGDADAARDAVQHAFVQLCAQSPATLGDRAVPWLFRVCRNRAIDHLRRAGRERSFADLPTESTAMPPSAQPTARETDPAASAETADLAGVLRGLLATLPHLQAETLDLWAAGLSYREIAAVTGKTEGHVRVLAHRGLAALRANPLVRDLLPTPVAPEVHR, encoded by the coding sequence ATGGAATCGCCCGACGACCGGCAACGCTGGGTATTGGCGCTGCTCGCCGCGCACGAGCAGGCGCTCCTTCGCCATGCCTGCCGGCTGCTCGGCGATGCCGACGCGGCCCGCGACGCCGTTCAGCACGCCTTCGTCCAACTCTGCGCCCAGTCGCCTGCGACGCTCGGCGACCGCGCCGTGCCCTGGCTGTTTCGTGTCTGCCGCAACCGCGCGATCGACCACCTCCGCCGCGCCGGCCGCGAGCGCTCCTTCGCCGACCTCCCCACGGAGTCCACCGCCATGCCGCCATCCGCCCAACCGACCGCGCGCGAAACCGACCCGGCGGCCAGTGCCGAGACCGCCGACCTGGCCGGGGTTCTCCGCGGGCTCCTCGCCACGCTGCCGCACCTCCAGGCCGAGACCCTCGATCTCTGGGCGGCCGGTCTCTCGTACCGCGAGATCGCCGCCGTCACCGGGAAGACCGAGGGCCACGTCCGCGTGCTGGCCCACCGCGGCCTGGCGGCGCTGCGCGCCAATCCGCTCGTCCGCGACCTGCTCCCCACCCCCGTCGCTCCTGAGGTGCACCGATGA
- a CDS encoding putative C-S lyase produces MTDPAFADCPDRRGTGSEKWDRWPGDILPVWVADMDFRTDPAVLEALHRRVDHGVFGYTADPPGFAPSLAGHLERRFGWVIDPAHVIGITGVVSGLAVAARLLAAADDEIISFTPVYPPFLSLPGRAGRRLLRVPLASDGHGWSIDHAALAAAVSPRTRLVWLCHPHNPTGTVFPAAELVKIADLAERHGLTVVSDEIWSDLLLDDDAGGPVHVPFASLDHPAARRAVTLVAPSKTWNIAGLCCAAAIVPDDAARRGWRAAGSGLLPMVNPLGYAAAEAAWNHGEPWRRRLVALLRDHRRRVVEAVAAIPGLACIPPQATYLAWIDCRASAVADPQAACEAAGLGTSDGHEFGAPGFIRLNMACPTPRLDEALLRLRQAFVPGKPA; encoded by the coding sequence ATGACCGACCCCGCCTTCGCCGACTGCCCCGACCGCCGCGGCACCGGGTCCGAGAAGTGGGATCGCTGGCCCGGCGACATCCTGCCGGTCTGGGTGGCCGACATGGACTTCCGCACCGACCCGGCGGTGCTCGAGGCGCTCCACCGGCGCGTCGACCACGGTGTCTTCGGATACACCGCCGATCCCCCGGGGTTCGCCCCGAGCCTCGCCGGGCATCTCGAGCGCCGCTTCGGCTGGGTGATCGACCCGGCCCACGTGATCGGCATCACCGGTGTCGTGTCCGGCCTGGCGGTGGCGGCGCGGCTGCTGGCCGCGGCCGACGACGAGATCATCTCGTTCACGCCGGTCTATCCGCCGTTCCTCTCGCTTCCCGGCCGCGCCGGCCGGAGGCTTTTGCGCGTGCCGCTGGCGAGCGACGGCCACGGCTGGTCGATCGACCACGCCGCCCTCGCCGCCGCGGTTTCGCCGCGGACCAGGCTGGTGTGGCTGTGCCATCCACACAATCCCACCGGCACGGTGTTTCCGGCTGCCGAGCTCGTGAAGATCGCCGACCTCGCCGAACGTCACGGCCTCACGGTCGTCAGCGACGAGATCTGGTCCGACCTGCTCCTCGACGACGATGCCGGCGGCCCCGTCCACGTGCCGTTCGCGAGCCTCGACCACCCGGCCGCGCGCCGCGCGGTGACGCTCGTCGCTCCGTCGAAGACCTGGAACATCGCCGGATTGTGCTGCGCCGCGGCGATCGTGCCGGATGACGCGGCACGCCGCGGGTGGCGGGCCGCCGGTAGCGGACTGTTGCCGATGGTCAATCCCCTCGGCTACGCCGCCGCCGAGGCGGCCTGGAACCATGGCGAGCCATGGCGGCGCCGGCTGGTGGCCCTGCTTCGCGACCATCGCCGGAGGGTGGTCGAGGCGGTGGCCGCGATCCCCGGTCTGGCGTGCATCCCCCCGCAGGCCACCTACCTGGCCTGGATCGACTGCCGCGCCAGCGCCGTCGCCGATCCCCAGGCCGCCTGCGAGGCTGCGGGCCTGGGCACCTCCGACGGGCACGAATTCGGCGCCCCGGGATTCATACGGCTCAACATGGCCTGCCCCACGCCACGGCTGGACGAGGCTCTCCTCCGGCTGCGCCAGGCGTTTGTGCCGGGAAAACCGGCTTGA
- a CDS encoding EF-hand domain-containing protein, whose translation MLHVTFLAVLLGCAAVSLPALAQDKKAPDPEKTFKRKDSNGDGFLSLDEFKAKLKDKQLENADRRFGRLDTNSDKKLSLEEFKAGIKPKP comes from the coding sequence ATGCTGCACGTGACTTTCCTGGCTGTCCTTCTCGGCTGTGCCGCGGTGTCCCTGCCGGCGCTTGCCCAGGACAAAAAGGCCCCTGACCCCGAGAAAACGTTCAAGCGCAAGGACAGCAATGGCGACGGATTCCTGTCGCTCGACGAATTCAAGGCGAAGCTCAAGGACAAGCAGCTCGAGAACGCCGACCGGCGGTTCGGGCGGCTCGACACCAACTCCGACAAGAAGCTCTCGCTCGAGGAGTTCAAGGCCGGCATCAAGCCGAAGCCCTGA